The Arabidopsis thaliana chromosome 5, partial sequence genomic interval tgttgagacCCCTCAATTACTTTCTGTacataatttattcttttgttcctTCCTGTATATGGGTATATTCCTTTCTTGGTTTTGGAAAGTAGTGTAGTTTTGAACTTTAATGAACTATTAGTAATAGTGGTACATCTTGTTAAAGTACTTCAAGCTTTAGCTAGCTTTCTGTATATGGgtatatatttctttctcttactTAGCTTCATTGAGTTCAGCAACAGTGATCTCTTTCTACTTATAAAATTTTTTAGTCTTAAAGGCCCATCTTGAAagaatttgaaacttttacaAGAATCCTATCAGTTTTATAACATCTTACTACAAACAATCATAGGCCCATCAGTTTTTCAGTTATCAAAGCAGAGAGGCCCATTTTACAATTATACTAAACGTCATATGATCTCCATTCTTCAGAGAAACAAGTCCAATCTTATCATTTACATGAAATCTAAAACCCGCCACGTGATTCGTCGATTACACAGAACCCATATacctgaagaaaaaagaaaaaaagaaaaaaaaaagcgaaaTTGTTGTTTGAACGTGTGGTCGAATTTTATCGTGGCGCTGAATTAGCATCCACAagtgaagaaaacagagagagaaagacagagagatctctctctccttcacaCACACAGATACACATGGCCATCGCGAGCGGGTCATGGGTAGCCACTGTGAACCACCATGCTAATCCCCACAGCTTCACTTCTCCGACCAAacccattttctttctttctcaaaagcCTCACAATTTCCATGTCTGCTCGTCTCGATGCTCTATGGTTCTTGAGGAAGATGAAAAGAAGTCACCGAGTCCTAAAGAAGACAAGTGGCCATTTTTTGAACCTGGTCCGAATGACCTTAACCGGGTCTTATCCAGGTTTCTCCGAGACCCGGAAACTCGGAAACTTTCTTCTGAATTCTACGAGAAAGCTAAGGAGAACTCTGAGTTGAGAACGACCAAGCATCTGATAAGTTACTTGGTGAGTTCCAAGAGTTGGGACTTGCTTGTTTCTGTTTGTGAGGATCTCAGGGAACATAAAGCATTGCCTGATGGGCAAACGTGTTCGAATCTGATCAGGAGTTGCATCAGAGATAGGAAATTCCGAATCACACATTGCTTGCTTAGCGTGTTTAGATCAGACAAATCATTGGCGGTATCTGCATCTGATGCAGCGATGAAAGGCTTTAACAAACTCCAGATGTATAGTAGCACcattcaagtatttgataggTTGAAACAATCTGTGGGAGTTGAGCCAAGCCCGGGTTGTTATTGCAGGATAATGGAGGCTCATGAGAAGATTGGTGAAAATCACAAGGTGGTTGAGTTGTTCCAAGAGTTTAAGAGTCAGAGGTTGAGTTTCTTGGCCAAGGAATCAGGCTCTATCTACACGATTGTATGCTCGTCCCTTGCAAAATCAGGACGTGCATTCGAAGCTCTAGAGGTTTTGGAGGAGATGAAAGATAAAGGAATTCCGGAGAGTAGTGAATTGTACTCTATGCTGATCCGTGCATTTGCGGAAGCGCGGGAGGTTGTAATAACCGAGAAGCTATTCAAAGAAGCAGGAGGGAAGAAACTGTTAAAGGATCCTGAAATGTGTTTGAAGGTTGTACTCATGTATGTCCGAGAAGGAAATATGGAGACAACTCTAGAGGTTGTGGCGGCGATGAGAAAGGCTGAGTTAAAGGTCACTGATTGCATACTCTGTGCGATTGTGAATGGATTCAGTAAGCAAAGAGGCTTTGCTGAAGCAGTTAAGGTTTATGAATGGGCTATGAAGGAAGAATGTGAGGCTGGGCAAGTGACTTATGCAATAGCCATCAATGCATACTGTCGGCTTGAGAAGTACAATAAGGCTGAGATGTTGTTTGATGAGATGGTGAAGAAGGGGTTTGATAAGTGTGTTGTTGCATACTCAAACATAATGGATATGTATGGGAAAACACGGAGACTAAGCGATGCAGTGAGACTCATGGCTAAGATGAAACAAAGAGGGTGTAAACCCAACATTTGGATTTACAATTCCTTGATTGATATGCATGGAAGGGCTATGGACTTAAGGAGGGCTGAAAAGATATGGAAAGAGATGAAGAGGGCGAAGGTGTTGCCGGACAAGGTGAGTTACACTAGTATGATCAGTGCATATAACAGATCAAAAGAGTTGGAGAGATGTGTGGAGCTTTACCAGGAGTTTAGGATGAACAGAGGAAAGATTGATAGGGCCATGGCAGGAATCATGGTCGGTGTATTCTCCAAAACCAGTAGGATTGATGAGCTAATGAGGCTGTTGCAGGACATGAAAGTTGAAGGAACCAGGCTTGATGCTAGGCTTTATTCCTCAGCTTTGAATGCTCTGCGTGATGCTGGTCTCAATTCCCAGATCAGATGGCTACAGGAAAGCTTTGACGCTGCACAAACTAGTACTTCAAAATATTCGAATACAAAGAACACAGGAACTTTAAGTTGAAAGGGAAAACTGTACAAGCCaagattatttttcttgtaattaaATGTACTATATTGCCAATAGAGATCTGCTATCTTGCAAATAGAAGATTTCCAGCTTAAGTTGTAAAGCCTTAATGAAAGCTTGGAATTTCCAAAATGATACATCAAAAAAAGGAACGGCTAAATTTTCAATACAACCAAAGAAAGACAAAGGAGTAACACAGAGTGGTCACCAAATGTATTTGTCACTCGGAATCATATGAATGGAAATAGTGAGAAGTACTAGAGCGAGCCAGTGAACCCACCTCAATATACTCATAATTATCTGCTTTCGAATCTCATTTGGAAACTGCTTTACCATCTACGGCTTGAGCTGTTTCTACAACTTTTGCATCACCAGAACAACATCCTCCTccatggtgatgatgatgaccgTGGGCGTGGTGATGGTTCTGCTTCCCCTTGAGATTCTTCCGCATGTCATAAGCATCCTCCCCATCGGCGTAGTACTTTGCTTCTACATCATTAATCTTGTAGCCTAATGTCTCAGTGTATAGATTGAATGCTGCTCGGTTACTTCTCCTCACATGCAACGAAACATACTCAGCCTCGTAAACCTGCCACAAAACCCCGACCGAGAATGAATTTAAAAAGTCCAAGTTCGAGAGTGAAAACAACTATCAACCTTTGAGGTCTGCTATTATTAGTTTCACAGGCAATCAGAAACTACTCGTCTCCGTCAGTCAAAAGCATAACACGACCGGAGACAAAACTTAATCTCTTTATACAATCTACAGAGCTTAAGTTACTTCAAATTCCAATGACAATTGCAACAATCACTTTGACACACAAAGTTTCTAACTTTCAATAAAATCCTTTAACTTACACCATTATATCAATCTTCAACATAAACTCAAACCAC includes:
- a CDS encoding Pentatricopeptide repeat (PPR-like) superfamily protein (Pentatricopeptide repeat (PPR-like) superfamily protein; FUNCTIONS IN: molecular_function unknown; INVOLVED IN: biological_process unknown; LOCATED IN: chloroplast; EXPRESSED IN: 22 plant structures; EXPRESSED DURING: 15 growth stages; CONTAINS InterPro DOMAIN/s: Pentatricopeptide repeat (InterPro:IPR002885); BEST Arabidopsis thaliana protein match is: Pentatricopeptide repeat (PPR-like) superfamily protein (TAIR:AT5G42310.1); Has 28118 Blast hits to 10756 proteins in 260 species: Archae - 2; Bacteria - 14; Metazoa - 159; Fungi - 283; Plants - 26809; Viruses - 0; Other Eukaryotes - 851 (source: NCBI BLink).) — encoded protein: MAIASGSWVATVNHHANPHSFTSPTKPIFFLSQKPHNFHVCSSRCSMVLEEDEKKSPSPKEDKWPFFEPGPNDLNRVLSRFLRDPETRKLSSEFYEKAKENSELRTTKHLISYLVSSKSWDLLVSVCEDLREHKALPDGQTCSNLIRSCIRDRKFRITHCLLSVFRSDKSLAVSASDAAMKGFNKLQMYSSTIQVFDRLKQSVGVEPSPGCYCRIMEAHEKIGENHKVVELFQEFKSQRLSFLAKESGSIYTIVCSSLAKSGRAFEALEVLEEMKDKGIPESSELYSMLIRAFAEAREVVITEKLFKEAGGKKLLKDPEMCLKVVLMYVREGNMETTLEVVAAMRKAELKVTDCILCAIVNGFSKQRGFAEAVKVYEWAMKEECEAGQVTYAIAINAYCRLEKYNKAEMLFDEMVKKGFDKCVVAYSNIMDMYGKTRRLSDAVRLMAKMKQRGCKPNIWIYNSLIDMHGRAMDLRRAEKIWKEMKRAKVLPDKVSYTSMISAYNRSKELERCVELYQEFRMNRGKIDRAMAGIMVGVFSKTSRIDELMRLLQDMKVEGTRLDARLYSSALNALRDAGLNSQIRWLQESFDAAQTSTSKYSNTKNTGTLS